A stretch of the Streptococcus suis genome encodes the following:
- a CDS encoding Cu(2+)-exporting ATPase, whose product MKTSIYNVNGMTCATCALTVEKAVGKVAGVSKATVNLATEKVTVEYDEQEVGMKDLQMAVEKAGYELENPYQSQTLAIEGMTCATCALTVEKALNKLDGIQNASVNLATEKATIQYDPAHLSLSEIETAVEKAGYKAVLPKTQESEAQPSGKEQHKNDLWRRFIWSSVFTLPLLYIAMGPMLPGGGLPLPAILHQPLVFALVQLILVLPVLYVGRAFYQKGFRTLLAGHPNMDSLIAVGTSAALVQGIIMTILIATNQVDTQHGHPELYFESAAVILTLITLGKYMEALSKGRTSEAISKLMNLAPKTARVLREGQEVTLPLDQVKVGDVLQVRPGEQIPVDGKIVEGQSTVDESMLTGESLPVKKTIGDTVVGATLNQHGAFQMEATKVGADTTLSQIIRLVEEAQGSKAPIAQLADRVSAVFVPIVMGLAVLSGLAWYFLGQEPWMFSLSITISVLVIACPCALGLATPTAIMVGTGKGAENGVLFKSGQAIEVLEKIDTIVFDKTGTITEGKPVVTDIQVFGNFTNEQALQLAASSEQYSEHPLAQALLRSAEEKSIPLLASKDFQALSGRGLSVTIAEQHILLGNAKLMTESAIEIDQAVAVAETFASEAKTPVYMAADGELVAVIAIADQVKPSSQAAIQALHQMGLEVVMLTGDNAKTAQAIAEQVGIDRVISQVLPEDKAEQVKRIQESGKQVAMVGDGINDAPALAQAEVGIAIGTGTDVAIESADLVLMHGDLLDVPRAVRLSQLTIRNIKENLFWAFAYNVVGIPIAMGVLHLFGGPLLNPMLAGAAMALSSVSVVLNALRLKNTRIDSL is encoded by the coding sequence ATGAAAACATCTATCTATAATGTCAATGGGATGACTTGCGCAACCTGTGCATTAACTGTTGAAAAGGCTGTTGGAAAAGTAGCAGGAGTTTCCAAGGCTACAGTCAATCTTGCGACTGAAAAAGTAACTGTTGAATATGATGAGCAGGAAGTTGGAATGAAAGACTTGCAGATGGCTGTAGAAAAAGCTGGATATGAATTGGAAAATCCTTACCAGAGCCAAACGCTTGCTATTGAAGGAATGACTTGCGCAACCTGTGCCCTTACAGTGGAAAAAGCCTTGAATAAGCTAGATGGAATACAAAACGCCAGTGTGAATCTAGCAACGGAAAAAGCAACCATTCAGTATGATCCAGCCCATCTGAGCTTATCAGAAATCGAGACAGCTGTTGAAAAAGCAGGTTATAAAGCGGTGCTGCCAAAAACACAAGAGTCAGAAGCTCAACCGAGCGGAAAAGAACAACACAAAAATGATTTGTGGCGCAGATTTATCTGGTCTAGTGTCTTTACGCTTCCATTGCTTTACATCGCTATGGGTCCAATGTTACCAGGTGGTGGATTACCCTTGCCAGCTATCTTACACCAGCCACTAGTTTTTGCCCTAGTTCAGCTCATTCTTGTATTACCAGTCCTATATGTTGGTCGTGCATTTTATCAAAAAGGCTTTAGAACACTCCTAGCAGGACATCCCAATATGGATAGTTTGATAGCCGTCGGGACAAGTGCAGCCCTGGTTCAAGGGATCATTATGACGATTTTGATTGCTACCAATCAAGTGGATACCCAACATGGACATCCTGAGCTCTATTTTGAATCGGCAGCTGTTATTTTAACTCTTATCACTCTTGGAAAATACATGGAGGCATTATCAAAAGGGCGTACTTCAGAAGCCATCAGTAAACTGATGAACCTCGCCCCTAAAACTGCACGTGTTCTCCGTGAAGGTCAAGAAGTAACCCTGCCCTTAGACCAAGTCAAAGTAGGAGATGTCCTTCAAGTCCGCCCTGGTGAACAGATTCCAGTTGATGGGAAAATAGTAGAAGGCCAATCGACTGTTGATGAATCCATGCTGACAGGGGAAAGTTTGCCTGTTAAAAAAACTATTGGGGATACAGTCGTTGGTGCGACTCTCAATCAACATGGTGCTTTCCAAATGGAAGCGACAAAAGTTGGAGCAGATACCACATTGTCCCAAATTATTCGCTTGGTGGAAGAAGCACAGGGTTCAAAAGCTCCGATTGCGCAGTTGGCTGACCGCGTCTCAGCAGTCTTTGTTCCAATTGTAATGGGATTAGCCGTCCTTTCTGGCCTTGCTTGGTACTTCTTGGGACAAGAGCCCTGGATGTTCTCCCTTTCGATTACAATTTCTGTCCTTGTTATAGCCTGTCCATGTGCACTGGGACTAGCGACACCAACTGCTATCATGGTTGGAACAGGTAAGGGGGCTGAGAACGGCGTTCTCTTTAAGTCCGGACAAGCGATAGAAGTCCTTGAAAAAATTGATACCATCGTCTTTGATAAGACTGGAACCATTACTGAAGGGAAACCTGTCGTAACAGACATTCAGGTTTTCGGAAATTTCACAAATGAACAAGCCCTTCAACTAGCAGCAAGCAGTGAGCAATACTCCGAGCATCCATTGGCTCAAGCCCTCTTACGTTCAGCAGAAGAGAAATCAATTCCCTTACTTGCCAGCAAAGATTTCCAAGCACTTTCAGGTCGAGGCTTATCTGTGACAATAGCAGAGCAACACATTTTACTCGGAAATGCCAAATTAATGACAGAATCTGCTATTGAGATTGACCAGGCAGTAGCTGTCGCGGAAACATTCGCATCCGAAGCCAAAACGCCTGTTTATATGGCAGCAGATGGGGAACTAGTTGCCGTGATTGCCATCGCGGACCAAGTAAAACCCTCTAGTCAGGCCGCTATCCAAGCTTTGCATCAAATGGGATTGGAAGTGGTTATGCTGACAGGGGACAATGCCAAAACAGCTCAAGCCATTGCAGAGCAAGTCGGTATTGACAGAGTGATTAGTCAAGTTCTGCCAGAGGATAAGGCAGAACAGGTCAAACGCATCCAAGAATCAGGAAAACAAGTTGCCATGGTTGGTGACGGAATCAATGATGCCCCTGCCCTGGCCCAAGCTGAAGTTGGGATTGCTATCGGAACAGGAACAGATGTAGCGATTGAGTCTGCTGACCTCGTACTGATGCATGGAGATCTATTAGATGTACCAAGAGCAGTTCGACTCAGTCAATTAACGATTCGAAATATTAAGGAAAACCTATTCTGGGCGTTTGCATACAATGTCGTAGGAATTCCTATTGCTATGGGGGTCCTTCACCTATTTGGTGGTCCATTGCTCAACCCCATGTTGGCAGGAGCAGCCATGGCTCTCAGCTCAGTGTCAGTCGTCTTGAATGCTCTGCGATTGAAAAACACCCGAATTGATAGCCTCTAA
- the tehB gene encoding SAM-dependent methyltransferase TehB, which produces MKQLVPYKRMPIWNQETVPHYFLTKHNTKMGTWTKIKVLKGQLKFEALSDEGQILATWIYSPTDDIPFVEPQAWHRVTLLTEETEFFLEFFCQPEDYFAKKYDYTRTHSEVLDALKIIEPCKVLDLGCGHGRNSLYLAQQGFEVTAVDKDVPRIRTLLQVKEVEDLELQAGTYDINSASLEQDYDWIISTVVFMFLERNRVSDIIHNIQERTRTGGYNLIVAAMDTEDAPCPMNFSFTFGAGELKEYYRDWELVKYNEDFGQLHKRDENGNFLKMRFATMLARKK; this is translated from the coding sequence ATGAAACAGTTAGTTCCCTATAAACGAATGCCAATTTGGAATCAGGAAACTGTTCCTCATTATTTTTTAACCAAGCATAATACCAAGATGGGTACCTGGACGAAGATCAAGGTTTTAAAAGGTCAACTCAAGTTTGAAGCTCTATCGGATGAGGGTCAGATTTTGGCTACATGGATCTACAGTCCAACCGATGATATTCCCTTTGTGGAACCGCAGGCCTGGCATCGTGTGACCCTATTGACAGAGGAAACGGAGTTTTTCTTGGAATTCTTCTGTCAGCCAGAAGACTATTTTGCTAAAAAGTATGACTATACGCGAACCCATTCAGAGGTCTTAGATGCTTTGAAGATAATTGAGCCTTGTAAGGTCTTAGATTTAGGCTGTGGGCATGGTCGAAATAGTCTCTATTTGGCTCAGCAGGGGTTTGAGGTAACAGCTGTAGATAAAGATGTACCGCGTATTCGGACACTCTTGCAGGTCAAGGAAGTGGAAGATCTGGAGCTTCAAGCTGGAACATATGACATCAATTCAGCCAGCCTGGAGCAGGACTATGACTGGATTATCTCAACAGTGGTCTTTATGTTCTTAGAGCGAAATCGGGTATCGGACATTATCCACAATATACAGGAGAGAACACGCACTGGAGGTTATAACTTAATTGTGGCGGCCATGGATACAGAAGATGCGCCATGTCCTATGAATTTCTCCTTTACTTTTGGAGCAGGTGAGTTGAAAGAATACTACCGTGACTGGGAACTGGTCAAGTACAATGAAGATTTTGGTCAACTCCATAAGCGGGATGAAAATGGCAATTTCCTTAAGATGCGGTTTGCGACCATGTTAGCACGAAAGAAATAG
- a CDS encoding Zn-dependent alcohol dehydrogenase, with translation MKTAIYEKAGKMTVTDIEKPSIQAKDDVIIKVVRACVCGSDLWNYGEHIHHDHGDTNTGHEAIGIVEEVGEDITTFVPGDFVIVPFTHGCGHCDACRAGFDGTCDNHPGYTNWGNNYQSQYIRFHYGNWALVKIPGQPSDYSEGMIKSLLSLADVMPTGYHAARVADVKPGDKVVVIGDGAVGQCAVIAAKMRGASQIIMMSRHADRQQMALESGATAIVAERGEEGIAKVREFLGGGADAALECVGTEASIEQALGVLHNGGRVGFVGVPHYNNHALGSTFAQNIIIGGGSASVTTYDKEILLDAVLKGDINPGRVFTQTYSLDSIDQAYKDMANRKTIKAMVTVE, from the coding sequence ATGAAGACTGCTATTTATGAAAAAGCTGGTAAAATGACAGTTACAGATATCGAGAAACCAAGCATTCAAGCGAAAGATGATGTCATTATCAAGGTTGTTCGCGCCTGTGTCTGTGGTTCAGACCTCTGGAACTATGGGGAACATATTCATCACGATCATGGTGATACCAATACTGGGCATGAAGCCATTGGTATTGTAGAAGAGGTTGGCGAAGATATCACTACCTTTGTACCTGGTGATTTTGTTATTGTTCCATTTACACATGGGTGTGGGCATTGCGATGCCTGTCGTGCTGGCTTTGACGGAACTTGTGACAACCACCCTGGTTATACGAACTGGGGCAACAATTACCAATCACAATATATCCGTTTCCACTATGGCAACTGGGCTCTTGTAAAAATCCCTGGCCAACCGAGTGATTATTCTGAAGGTATGATCAAATCTCTTCTTAGTTTGGCTGACGTGATGCCAACTGGCTACCATGCTGCGCGTGTTGCAGATGTCAAACCTGGTGACAAGGTTGTTGTCATCGGTGATGGTGCAGTTGGTCAATGTGCTGTTATTGCTGCAAAAATGCGCGGGGCTTCTCAGATTATCATGATGAGCCGCCATGCTGACCGCCAGCAAATGGCTCTTGAATCAGGTGCTACTGCCATTGTAGCAGAACGTGGTGAAGAAGGTATTGCTAAAGTTCGTGAATTTCTTGGCGGTGGCGCTGATGCTGCTCTTGAATGTGTCGGTACAGAAGCCTCCATCGAACAAGCCCTCGGTGTCCTACATAACGGTGGCCGTGTTGGTTTCGTTGGCGTTCCTCATTACAATAACCACGCGCTCGGCTCAACCTTTGCTCAAAATATCATCATCGGCGGTGGATCTGCTTCCGTCACAACCTATGACAAAGAAATCCTGCTCGATGCAGTTCTCAAAGGCGACATTAACCCAGGCCGTGTCTTTACTCAGACTTACAGCCTAGACAGTATCGACCAAGCCTACAAAGATATGGCAAACCGCAAAACCATTAAAGCAATGGTAACAGTGGAGTAA
- a CDS encoding type II toxin-antitoxin system HicB family antitoxin, which yields MLVTYPALFYFDDTDGANAPYFVTFPDFEHSATQGEDMADAMAMASDWLGMNLADYIENGRDIPTPSSINTLSLVDNNPFHDEDFEMVYDSSKSFISMVMVDVAKYLGSQEPVKKTLTIPRWADTLGRELGLNFSQTLTDAIADKKIHA from the coding sequence ATGCTTGTCACTTATCCAGCTTTATTTTATTTTGATGATACAGACGGAGCTAACGCGCCCTACTTTGTAACATTCCCTGATTTTGAGCATTCAGCAACTCAAGGCGAGGATATGGCGGACGCTATGGCAATGGCTAGCGATTGGTTAGGCATGAACTTAGCTGATTATATCGAGAATGGACGAGACATTCCTACCCCGTCTTCTATAAATACTTTGTCATTAGTAGATAATAACCCTTTCCATGATGAGGATTTTGAGATGGTTTACGATTCTAGCAAGTCTTTTATCTCCATGGTGATGGTGGATGTTGCAAAGTATTTGGGCAGTCAAGAGCCAGTAAAGAAAACACTCACTATCCCACGCTGGGCAGACACTCTAGGACGTGAACTAGGATTGAATTTCTCACAGACCCTCACGGATGCAATTGCAGATAAAAAGATCCATGCTTAA
- a CDS encoding type II toxin-antitoxin system HicA family toxin, translating to MILSGGKSAMPMTQKEMVKLLTAHGWTKTKGGKGSHVKLEKAGERPITIPHGEINKYTERGIKKQAGLL from the coding sequence ATAATCTTGTCAGGAGGTAAAAGCGCTATGCCTATGACACAAAAAGAAATGGTTAAGCTACTTACCGCCCATGGTTGGACAAAAACCAAAGGCGGTAAGGGGTCACACGTGAAACTTGAAAAAGCAGGCGAGCGACCCATAACCATTCCCCACGGTGAAATAAACAAATATACCGAAAGGGGTATCAAAAAGCAAGCAGGGCTGTTATAA
- the smpB gene encoding SsrA-binding protein SmpB, with protein sequence MAKGEGNVIAQNKKARHDYTIVDTVEAGIVLTGTEIKSIRAGRINLKDGFAQIKNSEAWLVNVHIAPYDEGNIWNQEPTRTRKLLLRKKQIADLENEVKGTGMTLVPLKVYIKDGFAKVLIGLAKGKHDYDKRESIKRREQDRDIKRTMKAINNR encoded by the coding sequence ATGGCCAAGGGTGAGGGCAATGTGATTGCGCAGAATAAAAAAGCCCGTCACGACTATACCATTGTGGATACAGTGGAGGCGGGGATTGTCCTTACGGGGACAGAGATTAAGTCCATTCGTGCGGGGCGGATCAACCTTAAAGATGGTTTTGCCCAAATAAAGAATAGTGAGGCTTGGTTGGTTAATGTTCATATCGCTCCCTATGATGAGGGCAATATCTGGAACCAAGAGCCAACACGAACTCGCAAGCTTCTCCTGCGAAAGAAGCAGATTGCAGATTTGGAGAATGAAGTCAAGGGAACTGGGATGACCCTTGTTCCTCTCAAGGTCTATATCAAGGACGGCTTTGCCAAGGTCTTGATTGGGCTTGCTAAAGGGAAGCATGACTACGACAAGCGGGAGTCCATCAAACGCCGTGAGCAAGACCGTGATATTAAACGGACCATGAAGGCGATTAATAATCGATAA
- the rnr gene encoding ribonuclease R, whose protein sequence is MKNEIINYIKEVGPVTMEQLADQFGAGSAKSFTDLVKLVSSMEGQRKLVFDQDGRIALPAPKVTRNRVILQGIFHAHKSGFGFVTIDEEEDDLFVSRDNVNFAIEGDRVEIAIKKVADRLKGTAAEAEVIDILEHSLKTAVGLIVFDEDRPEYSGYIKSKNQKIAQKIYIKKSPLVLTGTEILKVDIEAYPNKKRDYFVATIRDVVGHKDDVGIDVLEVLESMDIVSEFPDEVLAEADRAPESPSEKDFEGRLDLRDEIIFTIDGADAKDLDDAVHIKQLKNGNLELGVHIADVSYYVTEGSALDQEAIKRGTSVYVTDRVVPMLPERLSNGICSLNPNVDRLTQSAIMEIDHKGKVVKHWIGQTVIKTTFRMTYSDVNDMIAGNQEKLATYKAIVPSVELMVKLHETLEAMRYKRGALNFDTSEAKIIVNKDGLPVDIQLRQRGIAERMIESFMLAANECVAEHFAKLDLPFIYRIHEEPKSEKLQKFIDYATSFGLTVYGTASSISQDALQDLMERVKDEPYADVLNMMLLRSMQQARYSEQNHGHYGLGAEFYTHFTSPIRRYPDLLVHRMVREYGHNPAEKAEHFEQVIPELAKSSSSLERRAIDAEREVEAMKKAEFMQEFVGQEFDGVVSSVVKFGLFVELPNTVEGLIHVTNLNEYYQFHERTLTLQGEKSGRVFRVGQPIRIKLTRADKMTGEIDFAHVPSELDLVEKNLKAKRKTMSHSNRDRDDRSGRGRGKNRKKEAVGRDSGRHKSGKDSKSKSGATDKKKKPFYKEVAKKDKKKRR, encoded by the coding sequence ATGAAAAACGAAATTATTAACTATATTAAAGAAGTTGGGCCTGTTACCATGGAGCAATTAGCGGATCAGTTTGGAGCTGGTTCTGCTAAGAGCTTTACCGATTTGGTCAAGCTAGTTTCTTCTATGGAAGGTCAGCGGAAACTGGTTTTCGACCAAGATGGAAGAATTGCTCTTCCAGCGCCCAAGGTTACTAGAAATAGAGTAATCTTGCAGGGCATTTTCCATGCCCACAAGTCTGGTTTTGGATTTGTGACCATTGATGAGGAGGAAGATGATCTCTTTGTCAGTCGTGACAATGTTAACTTTGCTATCGAGGGTGACAGAGTTGAGATTGCAATTAAAAAGGTTGCAGATCGTCTCAAGGGAACTGCCGCAGAAGCGGAAGTCATTGATATTTTAGAACATAGCCTGAAAACTGCGGTGGGCTTGATTGTTTTTGATGAAGACAGGCCCGAGTATTCAGGCTACATCAAGTCTAAAAACCAGAAAATCGCTCAGAAGATTTACATCAAGAAGTCACCTTTGGTATTGACCGGAACGGAAATCCTCAAAGTCGACATTGAAGCCTATCCAAATAAGAAACGGGACTATTTTGTTGCGACCATTCGGGATGTGGTGGGACATAAGGATGATGTAGGGATCGATGTCTTGGAAGTTTTGGAATCCATGGATATCGTGTCGGAATTCCCTGATGAAGTCTTGGCGGAGGCTGATCGAGCGCCAGAAAGTCCGTCTGAGAAGGACTTTGAAGGCCGTTTGGATCTGCGGGATGAAATCATCTTCACCATTGACGGTGCGGATGCCAAGGACTTGGACGATGCTGTCCATATCAAGCAACTCAAGAACGGTAATCTGGAACTGGGTGTCCATATCGCTGATGTCAGCTATTATGTCACGGAAGGCTCAGCCTTGGATCAAGAGGCCATCAAGCGTGGGACTTCTGTCTATGTGACCGACCGTGTGGTGCCAATGTTGCCAGAACGTTTGTCAAATGGTATTTGTTCCCTTAATCCAAATGTGGATCGCCTGACCCAGTCGGCTATTATGGAAATTGACCATAAGGGCAAGGTGGTTAAGCACTGGATTGGCCAGACAGTTATTAAAACCACCTTCCGCATGACCTATTCTGATGTCAATGACATGATTGCAGGAAATCAGGAAAAGCTTGCTACATACAAGGCGATCGTGCCAAGTGTTGAGCTCATGGTCAAACTCCATGAGACGCTGGAAGCCATGCGCTACAAGCGTGGGGCTCTGAACTTTGATACATCTGAAGCCAAAATCATCGTCAACAAGGATGGTCTGCCAGTAGATATTCAACTGCGTCAACGGGGTATTGCCGAACGGATGATTGAGTCCTTCATGCTGGCTGCCAACGAGTGCGTTGCCGAGCATTTTGCCAAGCTTGACCTTCCTTTCATCTATCGGATCCACGAGGAGCCTAAGTCAGAAAAGTTACAGAAGTTCATCGACTATGCGACAAGCTTTGGCTTGACGGTTTACGGTACGGCTAGCTCTATCAGCCAGGATGCCCTTCAAGATCTTATGGAGCGGGTCAAGGATGAACCCTATGCGGATGTCCTCAACATGATGTTGCTGCGTTCCATGCAGCAGGCGCGCTACTCAGAGCAGAACCACGGGCACTACGGACTGGGTGCGGAGTTTTACACCCACTTCACCAGTCCTATCCGCCGCTATCCCGACCTGCTGGTTCACCGTATGGTGCGGGAATATGGTCACAATCCTGCGGAAAAAGCAGAGCATTTTGAGCAGGTAATTCCTGAGCTTGCCAAGTCTTCGTCCAGTTTAGAACGCCGTGCTATCGATGCAGAGCGGGAAGTCGAAGCCATGAAGAAGGCAGAGTTCATGCAAGAATTTGTCGGGCAAGAGTTTGATGGTGTCGTGTCTAGCGTGGTCAAGTTTGGTCTCTTTGTTGAGTTGCCAAATACAGTTGAAGGACTGATCCATGTTACCAACCTCAACGAGTACTACCAGTTCCACGAGCGGACTCTAACCTTGCAGGGTGAGAAATCTGGTCGTGTCTTCCGTGTCGGTCAGCCAATCCGAATTAAGCTAACGCGGGCGGATAAGATGACAGGGGAAATCGATTTTGCCCACGTGCCGTCCGAGCTGGATCTTGTCGAGAAGAATCTAAAGGCGAAACGGAAAACAATGAGTCATTCAAACCGCGATCGTGATGATCGGTCAGGGCGAGGACGAGGCAAAAACCGTAAAAAGGAAGCTGTTGGTCGCGACAGCGGACGTCACAAGTCTGGAAAAGACAGCAAATCAAAGTCTGGAGCAACTGACAAGAAAAAGAAACCATTTTATAAAGAAGTGGCGAAAAAGGATAAGAAGAAAAGGAGATAG
- the secG gene encoding preprotein translocase subunit SecG: MYQALLTILLILSVILIAMILIQPAKNQSSNVFDASSGALFERAKARGFEAVMQRTTAILIFLWLLDAVALVIISSK; this comes from the coding sequence ATGTATCAAGCATTATTAACCATTCTGTTGATTTTATCTGTTATTCTTATAGCCATGATTCTTATCCAACCAGCAAAAAACCAATCAAGTAACGTTTTTGATGCTTCAAGTGGAGCCCTCTTTGAGCGTGCAAAGGCGCGTGGTTTTGAAGCCGTTATGCAGCGTACTACAGCCATCCTTATCTTTTTGTGGTTGTTAGATGCTGTCGCGCTAGTAATCATTTCTAGTAAGTAG
- the rpmG gene encoding 50S ribosomal protein L33 — MRVKINLQCSECGSKNYLTSKNAKTHPDKIEVLKYCPKERKVTLHLETK; from the coding sequence GTGAGAGTTAAAATCAATTTACAATGTTCAGAGTGTGGTAGTAAAAACTATCTGACCAGTAAAAATGCCAAGACCCATCCTGATAAGATTGAGGTCCTAAAATACTGCCCAAAAGAGAGAAAAGTTACACTCCATCTTGAAACCAAATAA
- a CDS encoding MFS transporter gives MDDSSSYWKQNLKVAWLGNFLTGTSFTLVMPFISVFVEELGVGPGLVEYYAGLAVSTNALAAALMAPIWGSLADRYGRKPMMVRAAFVMIFTMGGMAFVPNVFWLLVLRVLNGVFTGYIPNATALIASQVPKDKTGYALGTLSTGAVAGNLIGPTLGGVLAEMFGVHTVFLLVGLLYAIVVILTVFYIREDFVPIKKSDALPVKEVFAQVKDRKILVGLFVTSMVIIAAAQAVVPILTLYVRHLGQTDNLLFVAGFIISLPGMASLATSGYLGKLGDRIGNHRLLLMALTYSLLINVFCVFAENPFQLGLLRFLYGFGTGALLPSVNSLLTKLTPKEGISRIFAYNQLFNNLGSVVGPMMGSAVAAHMGYDWVFYLSSGLVLFNLIWSLTNFRNYLKVRDI, from the coding sequence ATGGACGACAGTAGTAGTTATTGGAAACAGAATTTGAAGGTGGCTTGGTTGGGAAATTTCCTGACGGGAACGAGTTTTACCTTGGTTATGCCGTTTATATCAGTGTTCGTGGAAGAATTGGGTGTAGGGCCTGGTTTGGTGGAATATTATGCGGGGCTTGCTGTATCAACGAATGCTCTTGCAGCGGCCTTGATGGCACCGATTTGGGGGAGTTTGGCTGACCGCTATGGGCGCAAGCCTATGATGGTTCGGGCGGCTTTTGTTATGATCTTTACCATGGGTGGAATGGCTTTTGTTCCCAATGTTTTCTGGCTTCTTGTTTTACGTGTGTTAAATGGTGTCTTTACGGGTTATATCCCAAATGCGACAGCGCTAATTGCTAGTCAAGTTCCAAAAGATAAGACAGGTTATGCTCTAGGAACGTTATCAACTGGTGCTGTAGCCGGAAATTTGATTGGTCCGACTCTAGGTGGTGTCTTAGCTGAAATGTTTGGAGTCCATACTGTATTCTTGTTGGTTGGTCTTCTTTATGCTATAGTAGTAATATTGACTGTGTTCTATATCCGAGAGGATTTTGTACCAATTAAGAAGAGCGATGCCTTACCTGTCAAAGAAGTTTTTGCTCAGGTAAAAGACCGAAAAATATTAGTGGGACTCTTCGTGACCTCTATGGTTATCATTGCTGCGGCACAAGCAGTCGTTCCTATTTTGACTCTTTACGTTCGTCATTTGGGACAAACCGATAATTTACTCTTTGTGGCTGGTTTTATCATTTCTCTTCCTGGAATGGCATCTTTGGCGACATCGGGTTACCTTGGTAAGTTGGGTGACCGAATCGGCAATCATCGACTCTTGTTAATGGCTCTTACCTATAGTCTATTGATTAATGTTTTCTGTGTTTTTGCGGAAAATCCATTTCAATTAGGTTTGCTACGATTTTTGTATGGTTTTGGAACTGGGGCGCTCTTGCCATCTGTCAATTCATTACTGACCAAGTTGACCCCAAAAGAAGGTATATCAAGAATTTTTGCTTATAACCAACTTTTTAATAATTTGGGTTCTGTAGTTGGTCCGATGATGGGGTCGGCAGTCGCAGCCCATATGGGCTATGATTGGGTATTTTACCTATCCAGTGGATTGGTCCTCTTTAACCTAATCTGGTCTTTGACCAACTTTAGAAATTACTTGAAAGTAAGGGATATTTAG
- a CDS encoding dephospho-CoA kinase, giving the protein MTKVIGLTGGIASGKSTITDFLRRQGYPVIDADQVVHELQAKGGKLYQVLVAEFGNSILTAEGDLDRKKLGQAVFENVGLRAHLSLLQDKIIREELLARRDALKQTEEVIFMDIPLLYEADYSGEVDEVWLVYVDKAQQLERLMKRNGFSVQDAENRLNAQLSLKEKRAKAQVLIDNSGVVEETLARVALLLEDLQDGRQ; this is encoded by the coding sequence ATGACTAAGGTAATTGGATTAACAGGTGGAATTGCGTCAGGAAAATCAACTATAACGGATTTCCTACGCCGACAGGGCTATCCGGTCATTGATGCGGATCAAGTGGTTCATGAATTGCAAGCAAAGGGTGGTAAACTCTATCAGGTTCTTGTCGCAGAGTTTGGTAACTCAATTCTAACGGCAGAAGGGGATTTGGATCGGAAAAAATTAGGTCAAGCAGTCTTTGAGAATGTTGGACTAAGAGCACATTTGTCTCTTTTGCAGGACAAGATTATCAGGGAGGAATTGCTGGCTAGAAGGGATGCTCTTAAGCAGACTGAGGAGGTAATTTTCATGGATATCCCTTTGCTGTACGAGGCGGATTATAGCGGGGAAGTGGATGAAGTCTGGCTGGTTTATGTCGATAAGGCGCAGCAGTTGGAACGGCTTATGAAGCGCAATGGTTTTTCTGTTCAAGATGCTGAAAATCGACTGAATGCGCAGCTTTCTTTAAAAGAAAAACGAGCGAAGGCTCAGGTATTAATTGATAATAGTGGTGTCGTCGAGGAGACATTAGCAAGGGTCGCACTACTTTTGGAGGATTTGCAGGATGGACGACAGTAG